The Pseudobacteroides sp. nucleotide sequence CTAAATCAATATCCAAGCTTTTGACAACAGCTAAAATCTTCTGGTAATCGCAATAAAAACGGCTTCCAGCTATCAAGACCCTCATATAAAACCTCCTTCCAGTTTTACTGAAAAAGCCTGTAAAAAATACAAGCCTTTGCACTAAAGCCGGAAGCTATAAACACAGCTATATCAACGCTTCTTGAAAATATACAGTATGTAGAAAGACAACCTGAAATGACGGACAGAGCTGCCGTAATGCCTGGCAGCCCTATGTAAAAAACCTCTCAAAATCCCTCATGTATCATCCTCACAATCTACAGGACGAATGGTAATAATACCCTGCGACACATCAATAACTACCCTAGACCCGACCTCAAAACCATAAGTGGTGAGCCACTCAGCGGATACCACAATAGCAGGCGAATCATCAAGCCAATGACTCCTGACAGACGATAAAGCTACCATAAAAAAATACACCTCCACAAAATACTACTCACAAGCCTACGGAGGAAAATACCTCTGCATAAGCCGGGGCAAATGCTACCGCTATATCATACCTATGTCAATGGGACTTTGACAAAAAAAGATAAGAAAAAATGCTTTGCTCCAAAGAAAGCTCTTTAGAGACTCTGTAGGCTTCATCCGATATGAGGGAAAGGACTGTTACCAGTACTTTCCCTCATATCTCAAGTGAAAATCTCAAAAAGATATGTTTGAGATTTTCACTTGATGTCGCTTATAAGCCCACTGCAAGAGAACTCCGAAGGATTCTTTGCAGTCCTTCT carries:
- a CDS encoding SymE family type I addiction module toxin, with amino-acid sequence MVALSSVRSHWLDDSPAIVVSAEWLTTYGFEVGSRVVIDVSQGIITIRPVDCEDDT